From a region of the Caldisericum sp. genome:
- a CDS encoding (2Fe-2S)-binding protein, giving the protein MQKKEITFTLNGKKVWVEVKPYEKLLDVLRDKLGVKSPKYGCGRGECGACSVLLDGKAIRSCIVYAIEVDGHDVITVEGLQANGLTDLQKSFLAHNSFQCGFCAPGMIIQATELLNENPHPDEEEIREYIAGNLCRCTGYNPIVEAIMDVAKKK; this is encoded by the coding sequence ATGCAGAAAAAAGAAATTACTTTTACCTTGAATGGAAAGAAAGTTTGGGTTGAGGTAAAACCCTATGAAAAATTGCTTGATGTTTTGAGGGATAAACTTGGTGTAAAAAGTCCTAAATATGGGTGTGGTAGAGGCGAGTGCGGTGCATGTTCAGTTTTGCTGGATGGAAAAGCTATAAGGTCTTGTATCGTTTACGCTATAGAAGTTGATGGTCACGATGTAATCACAGTTGAAGGTCTTCAGGCAAACGGACTTACAGATTTGCAGAAATCCTTCCTTGCTCATAATTCTTTCCAATGTGGTTTCTGTGCACCAGGTATGATAATTCAAGCAACTGAACTATTAAACGAAAACCCACATCCAGATGAAGAGGAAATTAGGGAGTACATTGCAGGGAACCTCTGCAGATGTACAGGATACAATCCAATTGTTGAAGCAATTATGGATGTTGCGAAGAAGAAATAG
- a CDS encoding DUF1116 domain-containing protein, giving the protein MSKVNDLFKSELKVINIGLTSFAESLKETGYKVVHVDWSPPAFGDDVREALDKFNEIVSTKKVDVDKANREAFNRLVSARPKLVRMGKAIDLVPGMKKNMLLHAGPPVTWDRMCGPMKGAVLGAILYEGWAETVEDAEKLAASGNIEFSPCHHHQAVGPMAGIVSPSMPVFEVVNEAYGNKSYTNMNEGLGKVLRMGAYSKEVIERLRWMEQVLYPTLARAIEYLGGIDLKNILAQALHMGDEGHNRNRAATSLLFRQLAPAIVKTTNDPDVVERVLKFIDGNDHFFLNISMATAKASLDAARNIEGSTMVVVMARNGTDFGIQVSGLGDEWFTAPAEVPPNALYFPGFTKDDANPDIGDSSITETAGWGGFAIAAAPAIVQFTGGTPQDAINKTKMMYEITIGENTTYQIPYLNFRGTPTGIDIKSVVEKGIPPFIDTGIAHKLPGIGQVGAGLVDAPMEVFKKALIAFVKKYS; this is encoded by the coding sequence ATGAGCAAGGTAAACGATTTATTCAAGAGTGAACTTAAGGTTATAAATATCGGTTTAACTTCCTTTGCTGAAAGCCTTAAGGAAACAGGGTACAAAGTTGTCCATGTTGACTGGTCGCCTCCAGCATTCGGCGATGATGTAAGAGAAGCACTTGATAAATTCAACGAGATAGTTTCAACAAAAAAGGTTGATGTCGATAAGGCAAACCGTGAAGCCTTTAATAGACTTGTATCAGCAAGACCAAAACTTGTTAGGATGGGTAAGGCAATTGACCTTGTCCCCGGAATGAAAAAGAATATGCTTTTGCATGCAGGTCCTCCAGTAACCTGGGATAGGATGTGCGGTCCAATGAAAGGTGCTGTTCTTGGCGCTATCCTTTACGAAGGATGGGCAGAAACTGTCGAGGATGCAGAAAAACTTGCTGCATCAGGAAACATAGAATTTTCTCCATGCCATCACCACCAGGCTGTAGGACCTATGGCAGGAATTGTTTCACCTTCTATGCCTGTTTTTGAAGTTGTTAACGAAGCATATGGGAACAAATCATATACCAATATGAACGAAGGGCTTGGGAAAGTCCTCAGAATGGGTGCGTATTCAAAAGAAGTTATTGAAAGACTCAGATGGATGGAGCAAGTTCTTTATCCAACACTTGCAAGAGCCATTGAATATCTTGGAGGTATCGATCTTAAAAACATCCTTGCTCAAGCACTCCATATGGGTGACGAAGGGCATAATAGGAATAGAGCAGCAACTTCTTTACTCTTTAGACAACTTGCTCCCGCAATTGTTAAAACAACAAACGACCCCGATGTTGTGGAGAGAGTACTTAAATTCATTGACGGAAACGATCACTTCTTCCTCAACATTTCTATGGCAACAGCAAAGGCAAGCCTTGATGCTGCAAGGAACATTGAAGGTTCAACTATGGTAGTTGTTATGGCAAGAAATGGAACAGATTTTGGAATTCAAGTTTCTGGTCTTGGCGATGAGTGGTTTACTGCACCTGCTGAAGTCCCGCCAAATGCACTTTATTTTCCTGGTTTTACAAAAGATGATGCAAACCCTGACATTGGAGATAGTTCTATAACTGAAACGGCAGGATGGGGAGGATTTGCAATTGCAGCTGCACCTGCAATTGTCCAGTTTACTGGTGGAACACCGCAGGATGCAATAAATAAAACAAAAATGATGTACGAAATTACTATTGGAGAAAATACAACCTATCAAATTCCTTATCTTAACTTTAGAGGAACTCCAACTGGCATCGATATAAAGTCAGTTGTCGAAAAAGGAATTCCACCGTTTATTGACACTGGTATTGCACACAAGTTACCTGGTATTGGGCAGGTTGGTGCAGGACTTGTAGATGCACCAATGGAAGTTTTTAAAAAGGCATTAATTGCATTCGTAAAAAAATATTCATAA
- a CDS encoding FAD binding domain-containing protein, translated as MKTFEYFKPATVEEALGLLKQFGAQAKILAGGTDVVVMIDDGMLTPDYVIDVKGLSSLKGIEVRENYLWIGALTTFSEIIHSDLVKNHFPVLFEASKTVASVGVRNRATLVGNICSAVPSADSAPTLLVLNALVEVKGNTDRLVPIKEFFTGPRKTVLGVSELVTGVRIPLEMRKFGANYIKLGRYDGEDLAQVGVATFVSEDLEYRVSFGAVAPTPVRAYEVEEFLKGKELSDALIEQAIPIALKSISPISDVRASKEYRMHVSGVLFKRSLKASFERLRGQGPAYGTNLV; from the coding sequence ATGAAGACCTTTGAGTACTTTAAGCCGGCGACAGTTGAAGAAGCCTTAGGGCTTTTAAAGCAGTTTGGGGCACAAGCAAAGATACTTGCAGGTGGTACAGATGTTGTCGTTATGATTGATGATGGCATGCTTACGCCTGACTATGTAATTGATGTAAAAGGACTAAGTTCCTTAAAAGGTATTGAAGTAAGAGAAAATTATCTTTGGATAGGTGCACTTACAACATTTTCAGAGATTATTCACTCAGACTTAGTAAAAAATCACTTCCCTGTTTTGTTTGAGGCTTCAAAAACGGTAGCTTCGGTTGGGGTAAGAAATAGGGCAACTCTTGTTGGAAACATTTGCTCCGCAGTACCCTCCGCAGATTCTGCACCGACCCTTCTTGTACTAAATGCTTTGGTTGAGGTTAAAGGTAATACCGATAGATTAGTTCCTATAAAAGAATTCTTTACCGGTCCAAGGAAAACTGTTCTTGGGGTAAGCGAACTTGTAACCGGCGTAAGAATCCCGTTAGAGATGAGAAAATTTGGTGCAAATTATATTAAACTCGGTCGTTATGATGGCGAAGACCTTGCTCAGGTTGGTGTTGCAACTTTTGTTTCAGAAGATCTTGAGTATAGAGTTTCCTTTGGCGCGGTCGCACCAACTCCTGTAAGGGCATATGAAGTTGAAGAGTTTCTAAAAGGAAAAGAATTGAGCGATGCTCTTATAGAACAGGCAATACCTATTGCACTAAAGTCAATCTCGCCTATTTCCGATGTAAGAGCAAGCAAGGAATACAGAATGCATGTAAGTGGAGTACTCTTTAAGCGATCGCTCAAGGCATCATTTGAGAGATTAAGAGGACAGGGTCCTGCCTATGGGACCAACTTGGTGTAG
- a CDS encoding cyclase family protein, whose translation MTTEEFIKLMTTEIKMYDLTQPLSIHTPPWPSYMPLGIQYFKRIAGADRGQGANGQIITSSNHVGTHMDGEIHFYGAGRAIGAVPLEEWVGPGVVVDISDEVGDYDLYTPEMLMKKADIRPGDILIINTGYHRYAWYEKEADEVRYMVKHPGPSPDFPDWALKMQFKWIGVDCGSADHPMNTILRNWHPKLFLEAEKKLKEKYGKSWDEMFPPEEFYQIMHLKLFPKGLVHAENLGGDIDKLSNKRVYVGAFNVKGIEMESAWTRIVAWAP comes from the coding sequence ATGACTACTGAAGAATTTATTAAGTTAATGACCACAGAAATTAAGATGTACGATTTAACGCAACCTCTTAGCATTCACACGCCGCCATGGCCAAGTTACATGCCATTAGGAATTCAGTATTTTAAGAGAATTGCAGGTGCAGATAGAGGTCAAGGTGCAAATGGTCAAATTATCACATCAAGTAACCATGTAGGGACGCATATGGATGGAGAAATCCACTTCTATGGAGCAGGAAGAGCAATCGGAGCGGTTCCACTTGAAGAGTGGGTTGGACCTGGTGTTGTAGTTGATATTTCAGATGAAGTTGGCGACTATGATCTTTATACCCCAGAAATGCTTATGAAAAAGGCTGATATAAGACCTGGTGATATTCTCATCATTAACACAGGTTACCACAGGTATGCATGGTATGAAAAAGAGGCAGACGAGGTTCGTTATATGGTTAAACATCCCGGTCCAAGTCCAGATTTTCCGGACTGGGCTCTAAAAATGCAGTTTAAATGGATAGGTGTTGATTGCGGTAGTGCGGACCATCCGATGAATACAATCCTAAGGAATTGGCATCCAAAACTATTCCTCGAAGCAGAAAAGAAACTCAAAGAAAAATATGGAAAGTCCTGGGATGAAATGTTCCCGCCAGAAGAATTCTATCAGATAATGCACCTTAAACTCTTCCCTAAGGGATTAGTTCATGCTGAGAACCTCGGTGGAGATATTGATAAACTCAGCAACAAGAGAGTGTATGTTGGTGCGTTTAATGTAAAAGGTATTGAAATGGAATCTGCCTGGACAAGAATTGTTGCCTGGGCTCCATAA